The following proteins are co-located in the Macadamia integrifolia cultivar HAES 741 chromosome 3, SCU_Mint_v3, whole genome shotgun sequence genome:
- the LOC122074049 gene encoding ABC transporter C family member 10-like isoform X1 has translation MDDVWEAFCGKCEHSYVGQNHFSSGFMFFTCPSSCVKNFAVISFDSLLLFVLLFIVKPSLGTLRIPARLQGFSLSHIFSGIFNGGLGVVYFSYRVWILRENYQKFDTILPLHQWMVLLIQGLTWLLLGSIVIHRGRQHPISFLRLLGFLACLFVGILRFPSLVMVTVWKEVSIAVVLDILSLPGSILLLYCIYKVHKCEETRETTNGFSLHTTFICEGNRSGKTDSGSNVTPYAKAGFLSRISFWWLNPLLEKGKEKNLREEDIPHLRKKDRAESCYLTFMEKLNGQKRTRSSTTPSILWTIILCQWKDILISGFFALLNIVMLTAGPLLLNAFIEVAEGKGAFIYEGYILIILLFLAKCLESLSQRQWYFRSGIIGLQVRSMLSAAIYRKQLRLSNAAKKMHSTSNIMNYVTVDAYGLGEFPYWFHQTWTTGLQLCLSLAILFHYVGLPTIAALVVITLTVLCSVPLAKLQNRFRVKLMLAQDERLKATSEALGNMKVLKLYAWETHFKNVTERLRTEEYRWLSAVQLQKAYSTFLFWSSPVFVSTATFGACYFLGVPFYASNVFTFLSTLRLVQDPIRTIPEVISVVIQAKVSLTRIVRFLEAPELQCGNSRKNHNIEGLKPSITIKSATLSWENNPSKATLRNINLEVKPGEKVAICGEVGSGKSTLFAAILGEVPSIGGNIEVYGKIAYVSQMAWIQTGTIQENILFGTAMDKQRYQEVLDCCSLVQDLEMLPFGDFTEIGERGVNLSGSQKQRIQLARALYQDADIYLLDDPFSAIDAHTATSLFNKYVMEALSGKVVLLVTHQVDFLPAFSSVLLIADGEILCAGPYHQLLVSSQEFQNLINAHKHTVGPERLADVASPRSQKITTKERKKLYTVRPFEARTRDQLIKQEEREVGDTGFRPYMQYMNQGKGLLYFTIACLCHLAFLVGLISQNAWIASNVQNPLISRLKLIMVYLIIGFVSIFFVLFRSLFIVVLCLQSSRSIFSQLLNSLFHAPMSFYDSTPLGRILSRVSSDLSIVDLDIPFTSIFAFGTAMNFCASLGVLATLTWQVLFIALPMLYLILHLQRYYIASAKVLMRINGTTKSLVANNLAESIVGAMKIRAFEDEERFFSKNLNIIDINASSFFHNFTADEWLVQRLEMLSAIVLFFSTLTMILLPEGTFSPGFIGMALSYGLSLNTPAVYCIQNQCTLENYMVSVERLFQYIYIPREALGIIKENRPPPSWPVVGKVEICDLKIRYRPETPLVLCGISCTFEGGHNIGIVGRTGSGKTTLISALFRLVEPTDGKIIVDGLDISKIGLHDLRSCIGIIPQDPTLFNGTLKYNLDPLSQHTDQEIWEVVEKCQLRELVKEKEDGLDSLVLEDGSNLSMGQRQLICLGRALLKKSRILVLDEATASIDNSTDSIIQKTIRTEFAGCTVITVAHRIPTVMDCTMVLSISDGKLVEYDEPMRLMKREGSLFGKLVKEYWSHFQC, from the exons ATGGATGATGTGTGGGAAGCTTTTTGTGGGAAATGTGAACATTCATATGTTGGTCAAAATCATTTCAGTTCTGGTTTTATGTTCTTCACCTGCCCTTCTTCATGTGTCAAAAACTTTGCAGTCATTTCCTTTGATAGCTTGCTCCTGTTCGTGTTGTTATTCATCGTGAAACCATCACTGGGAACACTAAGAATTCCTGCCCGCCTCCAAGGCTTTTCACTTTCCCATATATTTTCTGGCATTTTCAATGGTGGTTTGGGTGTGGTTTACTTCAGTTACAGGGTCTGGATCCTGCGAGAGAACTATCAAAAATTTGATACCATTTTGCCTCTTCATCAATGGATGGTACTGTTAATTCAGGGCCTCACATGGTTACTTCTCGGTTCAATAGTTATTCATAGAGGAAGGCAACATCCAATATCCTTTTTGAGGCTTTTGGGCTTTCTGGCCTGCTTGTTTGTAGGAATCCTTCGTTTCCCATCTCTGGTGATGGTAACAGTATGGAAAGAAGTATCAATTGCTGTTGTGCTAGATATTTTATCTTTGCCAGGATCGATTCTATTGCTATATTGCATTTATAAGGTACACAAATGTGAAGAAACCAGAGAAACTACTAATGGCTTTTCTCTCCATACAACTTTTATTTGTGAAGGGAATAGAAGTGGTAAAACCGATTCGGGCAGTAATGTGACTCCTTATGCCAAAGCTGGATTTCTCAGTAGAATATCATTTTGGTGGTTGAACCCCTTACtggagaaaggaaaggaaaagaaccTTAGGGAGGAAGATATACCCCACTTGCGCAAGAAAGATAGGGCGGAATCCTGTTACTTGACTTTCATGGAAAAATTGAATGGCCAAAAACGAACCAGGTCATCTACCACACCATCAATTTTGTGGACAATTATTCTTTGTCAGTGGAAAGATATTTTAATTTCTGGATTCTTTGCACTGCTTAATATTGTCATGCTAACTGCTGGTCCTCTGCTTCTCAATGCTTTCATTGAGGTAGCTGAAGGGAAAGGTGCTTTCATATATGAGGGTTATATATTGATCATATTGCTATTCCTTGCAAAATGCTTAGAATCACTATCACAAAGGCAATGGTACTTCCGAAGTGGAATTATAGGACTTCAAGTTAGATCCATGCTCTCAGCAGCTATTTATAGGAAGCAACTGAGACTCTCAAATGCTGCTAAGAAGATGCATTCAACGAGTAATATAATGAATTATGTCACTGTAGATGCCTATGGACTTGGTGAATTTCCTTACTGGTTTCATCAAACATGGACAACAGGCCTGCAGCTCTGCCTTTCATTAGCAATTCTCTTCCATTATGTTGGACTACCAACAATTGCGGCCTTGGTTGTGATAACTCTCACCGTTCTCTGTAGTGTACCCTTAGCCAAACTACAGAACAGGTTCCGGGTTAAGCTCATGCTAGCACAAGATGAGAGGCTCAAGGCTACTTCAGAGGCTCTTGGGAACATGAAGGTGTTGAAGCTATATGCATGGGAGACCCATTTCAAGAATGTTACGGAAAGATTGAGGACCGAGGAATACAGATGGTTGTCAGCGGTGCAGCTACAGAAAGCATACAGCACATTTCTCTTTTGGTCATCCCCTGTATTTGTCTCAACAGCTACATTTGGGGCATGCTACTTCCTTGGTGTTCCTTTTTATGCTAGTAATGTCTTCACCTTCTTATCAACTTTAAGGCTTGTTCAGGATCCTATCAGAACAATCCCTGAGGTCATCAGCGTGGTAATTCAAGCAAAGGTTTCATTAACCCGAATTGTGCGGTTTCTTGAGGCACCCGAGCTGCAATGTGGAAACTCCAGGAAGAATCACAACATAGAGGGGCTCAAGCCATCTATAACTATCAAGTCAGCTACTCTTTCATGGGAAAATAATCCATCAAAGGCCACACTGAGAAACATAAATCTAGAGGTTAAACCTGGTGAAAAAGTGGCTATTTGTGGAGAGGTTGGTTCAGGAAAATCAACTCTTTTTGCAGCCATTCTTGGAGAGGTTCCAAGTATTGGAGGAAAT ATTGAAGTTTATGGGAAGATCGCCTATGTTTCTCAGATGGCATGGATCCAGACAGGAACGATCCAAGAAAATATTCTGTTTGGGACTGCCATGGATAAACAGAGATATCAAGAAGTGCTAGACTGCTGTTCATTAGTACAGGACCTTGAGATGCTACCCTTTGGTGATTTCACTGAAATTGGAGAAAGAGGAGTTAATTTAAGTGGTAGTCAAAAGCAGAGGATTCAACTGGCCCGAGCACTGTATCAGGATGCAGATATTTATCTACTTGATGATCCATTCAGTGCCATTGATGCACATACTGCCACAAGCCTTTTTAAT AAGTACGTAATGGAAGCTCTATCAGGGAAGGTGGTCCTACTTGTGACACATCAAGTCGATTTCCTTCCTGCATTCAGTTCTGTTCTG TTAATTGCAGATGGGGAAATATTATGTGCTGGTCCTTATCATCAATTATTGGTCTCTAGTCAAGAATTTCAGAACCTCATTAATGCACACAAACATACAGTTGGTCCAGAAAGGCTTGCGGATGTTGCTTCTCCCCGTAGTCAAAAAATTActacaaaagagagaaagaagcttTACACTGTGAGACCATTTGAAGCAAGAACCAGAGACCAGTTGATCAAGCAAGAAGAGCGAGAAGTAGGAGATACAGGTTTTAGACCCTATATGCAGTATATGAATCAGGGCAAGGGCCTCTTATATTTCACGATTGCATGCCTCTGTCACTTGGCATTTCTAGTTGGGTTGATCTCTCAAAATGCTTGGATAGCTTCTAATGTTCAGAATCCTCTCATTAGCAGATTGAAATTAATTATGGTGTACTTGATTATTGGTTTTGTCTCTATATTCTTTGTGCTTTTTAGATCTCTTTTCATAGTAGTTTTGTGTCTCCAATCATCAAGGTCCATATTCTCTCAGCTGTTGAACTCTCTTTTTCATGCACCAATGTCTTTTTACGACTCCACACCACTGGGCCGGATACTGAGTCGA GTCTCTTCTGATTTGAGTATTGTAGACCTTGACATCCCATTTACTTCAATTTTTGCCTTTGGGACTGCTATGAATTTCTGTGCCAGTTTAGGAGTATTGGCTACTCTCACATGGCAAGTCCTATTTATTGCCTTACCAATGTTATATTTGATACTACACTTGCAG AGGTACTACATTGCTTCTGCAAAAGTGTTGATGCGCATTAATGGCACAACTAAGTCATTGGTAGCAAACAATCTAGCAGAATCCATAGTAGGAGCCATGAAGATCCGGGCTTTTGAGGATgaagaaagatttttttctaagaatctAAATATCATAGACATCAATGCTAGTTCATTTTTTCACAACTTCACCGCAGATGAATGGTTGGTCCAACGTTTGGAAATGCTCAGTGcaattgttcttttcttctcaacccTTACCATGATTTTACTTCCAGAAGGAACTTTTAGCCCTG GGTTTATTGGAATGGCGTTGTCTTATGGCCTTTCATTGAACACACCAGCTGTTTACTGTATTCAAAACCAGTGTACACTAGAAAATTATATGGTTTCAGTAGAAAGACTATTTCAGTACATATATATACCCAGAGAAGCTCTTGGAATCATAAAAGAGAATCGCCCCCCACCAAGTTGGCCTGTTGTAGGTAAAGTGGAGATCTGTGATTTGAAG ATCAGATATCGGCCTGAGACTCCACTTGTTCTTTGTGGGATCAGTTGCACATTTGAAGGAGGACACAATATTGGCATTGTTGGCCGAACTGGTAGTGGGAAGACGACTCTAATCAGTGCCTTGTTTCGTCTTGTAGAGCCTACTGACGGAAAAATTATTGTTGATGGTCTTGATATCTCCAAGATTGGGCTCCATGATCTGAGGTCATGCATTGGGATCATACCTCAAGATCCTACTCTGTTTAACGGGACTCTAAAATACAATTTGGATCCCTTATCACAACATACTGACCAGGAAATATGGGAG GTAGTTGAAAAATGCCAGCTTAGAGAGCTtgtaaaggagaaagaagatggcCTGGATTCTTTAG TATTAGAAGATGGATCAAATTTGAGCATGGGACAGAGACAATTAATTTGTTTGGGGCGTGCTCTATTAAAGAAGAGTCGAATATTGGTCCTTGATGAAGCCACTGCATCGATAGACAATTCAACAGACTCTATTATCCAGAAAACCATAAGGACTGAATTTGCAGGTTGCACTGTGATCACAGTGGCTCACAGAATTCCTACTGTGATGGACTGCACAATGGTTCTCTCCATCAGTGATG GAAAATTAGTGGAATATGATGAGCCAATGAGGTTGATGAAAAGAGAGGGATCACTTTTTGGGAAGCTTGTTAAGGAATATTGGTCTCACTTCCaatgttga
- the LOC122074049 gene encoding ABC transporter C family member 10-like isoform X2 has product MDDVWEAFCGKCEHSYVGQNHFSSGFMFFTCPSSCVKNFAVISFDSLLLFVLLFIVKPSLGTLRIPARLQGFSLSHIFSGIFNGGLGVVYFSYRVWILRENYQKFDTILPLHQWMVLLIQGLTWLLLGSIVIHRGRQHPISFLRLLGFLACLFVGILRFPSLVMVTVWKEVSIAVVLDILSLPGSILLLYCIYKVHKCEETRETTNGFSLHTTFICEGNRSGKTDSGSNVTPYAKAGFLSRISFWWLNPLLEKGKEKNLREEDIPHLRKKDRAESCYLTFMEKLNGQKRTRSSTTPSILWTIILCQWKDILISGFFALLNIVMLTAGPLLLNAFIEVAEGKGAFIYEGYILIILLFLAKCLESLSQRQWYFRSGIIGLQVRSMLSAAIYRKQLRLSNAAKKMHSTSNIMNYVTVDAYGLGEFPYWFHQTWTTGLQLCLSLAILFHYVGLPTIAALVVITLTVLCSVPLAKLQNRFRVKLMLAQDERLKATSEALGNMKVLKLYAWETHFKNVTERLRTEEYRWLSAVQLQKAYSTFLFWSSPVFVSTATFGACYFLGVPFYASNVFTFLSTLRLVQDPIRTIPEVISVVIQAKVSLTRIVRFLEAPELQCGNSRKNHNIEGLKPSITIKSATLSWENNPSKATLRNINLEVKPGEKVAICGEVGSGKSTLFAAILGEVPSIGGNIEVYGKIAYVSQMAWIQTGTIQENILFGTAMDKQRYQEVLDCCSLVQDLEMLPFGDFTEIGERGVNLSGSQKQRIQLARALYQDADIYLLDDPFSAIDAHTATSLFNYVMEALSGKVVLLVTHQVDFLPAFSSVLLIADGEILCAGPYHQLLVSSQEFQNLINAHKHTVGPERLADVASPRSQKITTKERKKLYTVRPFEARTRDQLIKQEEREVGDTGFRPYMQYMNQGKGLLYFTIACLCHLAFLVGLISQNAWIASNVQNPLISRLKLIMVYLIIGFVSIFFVLFRSLFIVVLCLQSSRSIFSQLLNSLFHAPMSFYDSTPLGRILSRVSSDLSIVDLDIPFTSIFAFGTAMNFCASLGVLATLTWQVLFIALPMLYLILHLQRYYIASAKVLMRINGTTKSLVANNLAESIVGAMKIRAFEDEERFFSKNLNIIDINASSFFHNFTADEWLVQRLEMLSAIVLFFSTLTMILLPEGTFSPGFIGMALSYGLSLNTPAVYCIQNQCTLENYMVSVERLFQYIYIPREALGIIKENRPPPSWPVVGKVEICDLKIRYRPETPLVLCGISCTFEGGHNIGIVGRTGSGKTTLISALFRLVEPTDGKIIVDGLDISKIGLHDLRSCIGIIPQDPTLFNGTLKYNLDPLSQHTDQEIWEVVEKCQLRELVKEKEDGLDSLVLEDGSNLSMGQRQLICLGRALLKKSRILVLDEATASIDNSTDSIIQKTIRTEFAGCTVITVAHRIPTVMDCTMVLSISDGKLVEYDEPMRLMKREGSLFGKLVKEYWSHFQC; this is encoded by the exons ATGGATGATGTGTGGGAAGCTTTTTGTGGGAAATGTGAACATTCATATGTTGGTCAAAATCATTTCAGTTCTGGTTTTATGTTCTTCACCTGCCCTTCTTCATGTGTCAAAAACTTTGCAGTCATTTCCTTTGATAGCTTGCTCCTGTTCGTGTTGTTATTCATCGTGAAACCATCACTGGGAACACTAAGAATTCCTGCCCGCCTCCAAGGCTTTTCACTTTCCCATATATTTTCTGGCATTTTCAATGGTGGTTTGGGTGTGGTTTACTTCAGTTACAGGGTCTGGATCCTGCGAGAGAACTATCAAAAATTTGATACCATTTTGCCTCTTCATCAATGGATGGTACTGTTAATTCAGGGCCTCACATGGTTACTTCTCGGTTCAATAGTTATTCATAGAGGAAGGCAACATCCAATATCCTTTTTGAGGCTTTTGGGCTTTCTGGCCTGCTTGTTTGTAGGAATCCTTCGTTTCCCATCTCTGGTGATGGTAACAGTATGGAAAGAAGTATCAATTGCTGTTGTGCTAGATATTTTATCTTTGCCAGGATCGATTCTATTGCTATATTGCATTTATAAGGTACACAAATGTGAAGAAACCAGAGAAACTACTAATGGCTTTTCTCTCCATACAACTTTTATTTGTGAAGGGAATAGAAGTGGTAAAACCGATTCGGGCAGTAATGTGACTCCTTATGCCAAAGCTGGATTTCTCAGTAGAATATCATTTTGGTGGTTGAACCCCTTACtggagaaaggaaaggaaaagaaccTTAGGGAGGAAGATATACCCCACTTGCGCAAGAAAGATAGGGCGGAATCCTGTTACTTGACTTTCATGGAAAAATTGAATGGCCAAAAACGAACCAGGTCATCTACCACACCATCAATTTTGTGGACAATTATTCTTTGTCAGTGGAAAGATATTTTAATTTCTGGATTCTTTGCACTGCTTAATATTGTCATGCTAACTGCTGGTCCTCTGCTTCTCAATGCTTTCATTGAGGTAGCTGAAGGGAAAGGTGCTTTCATATATGAGGGTTATATATTGATCATATTGCTATTCCTTGCAAAATGCTTAGAATCACTATCACAAAGGCAATGGTACTTCCGAAGTGGAATTATAGGACTTCAAGTTAGATCCATGCTCTCAGCAGCTATTTATAGGAAGCAACTGAGACTCTCAAATGCTGCTAAGAAGATGCATTCAACGAGTAATATAATGAATTATGTCACTGTAGATGCCTATGGACTTGGTGAATTTCCTTACTGGTTTCATCAAACATGGACAACAGGCCTGCAGCTCTGCCTTTCATTAGCAATTCTCTTCCATTATGTTGGACTACCAACAATTGCGGCCTTGGTTGTGATAACTCTCACCGTTCTCTGTAGTGTACCCTTAGCCAAACTACAGAACAGGTTCCGGGTTAAGCTCATGCTAGCACAAGATGAGAGGCTCAAGGCTACTTCAGAGGCTCTTGGGAACATGAAGGTGTTGAAGCTATATGCATGGGAGACCCATTTCAAGAATGTTACGGAAAGATTGAGGACCGAGGAATACAGATGGTTGTCAGCGGTGCAGCTACAGAAAGCATACAGCACATTTCTCTTTTGGTCATCCCCTGTATTTGTCTCAACAGCTACATTTGGGGCATGCTACTTCCTTGGTGTTCCTTTTTATGCTAGTAATGTCTTCACCTTCTTATCAACTTTAAGGCTTGTTCAGGATCCTATCAGAACAATCCCTGAGGTCATCAGCGTGGTAATTCAAGCAAAGGTTTCATTAACCCGAATTGTGCGGTTTCTTGAGGCACCCGAGCTGCAATGTGGAAACTCCAGGAAGAATCACAACATAGAGGGGCTCAAGCCATCTATAACTATCAAGTCAGCTACTCTTTCATGGGAAAATAATCCATCAAAGGCCACACTGAGAAACATAAATCTAGAGGTTAAACCTGGTGAAAAAGTGGCTATTTGTGGAGAGGTTGGTTCAGGAAAATCAACTCTTTTTGCAGCCATTCTTGGAGAGGTTCCAAGTATTGGAGGAAAT ATTGAAGTTTATGGGAAGATCGCCTATGTTTCTCAGATGGCATGGATCCAGACAGGAACGATCCAAGAAAATATTCTGTTTGGGACTGCCATGGATAAACAGAGATATCAAGAAGTGCTAGACTGCTGTTCATTAGTACAGGACCTTGAGATGCTACCCTTTGGTGATTTCACTGAAATTGGAGAAAGAGGAGTTAATTTAAGTGGTAGTCAAAAGCAGAGGATTCAACTGGCCCGAGCACTGTATCAGGATGCAGATATTTATCTACTTGATGATCCATTCAGTGCCATTGATGCACATACTGCCACAAGCCTTTTTAAT TACGTAATGGAAGCTCTATCAGGGAAGGTGGTCCTACTTGTGACACATCAAGTCGATTTCCTTCCTGCATTCAGTTCTGTTCTG TTAATTGCAGATGGGGAAATATTATGTGCTGGTCCTTATCATCAATTATTGGTCTCTAGTCAAGAATTTCAGAACCTCATTAATGCACACAAACATACAGTTGGTCCAGAAAGGCTTGCGGATGTTGCTTCTCCCCGTAGTCAAAAAATTActacaaaagagagaaagaagcttTACACTGTGAGACCATTTGAAGCAAGAACCAGAGACCAGTTGATCAAGCAAGAAGAGCGAGAAGTAGGAGATACAGGTTTTAGACCCTATATGCAGTATATGAATCAGGGCAAGGGCCTCTTATATTTCACGATTGCATGCCTCTGTCACTTGGCATTTCTAGTTGGGTTGATCTCTCAAAATGCTTGGATAGCTTCTAATGTTCAGAATCCTCTCATTAGCAGATTGAAATTAATTATGGTGTACTTGATTATTGGTTTTGTCTCTATATTCTTTGTGCTTTTTAGATCTCTTTTCATAGTAGTTTTGTGTCTCCAATCATCAAGGTCCATATTCTCTCAGCTGTTGAACTCTCTTTTTCATGCACCAATGTCTTTTTACGACTCCACACCACTGGGCCGGATACTGAGTCGA GTCTCTTCTGATTTGAGTATTGTAGACCTTGACATCCCATTTACTTCAATTTTTGCCTTTGGGACTGCTATGAATTTCTGTGCCAGTTTAGGAGTATTGGCTACTCTCACATGGCAAGTCCTATTTATTGCCTTACCAATGTTATATTTGATACTACACTTGCAG AGGTACTACATTGCTTCTGCAAAAGTGTTGATGCGCATTAATGGCACAACTAAGTCATTGGTAGCAAACAATCTAGCAGAATCCATAGTAGGAGCCATGAAGATCCGGGCTTTTGAGGATgaagaaagatttttttctaagaatctAAATATCATAGACATCAATGCTAGTTCATTTTTTCACAACTTCACCGCAGATGAATGGTTGGTCCAACGTTTGGAAATGCTCAGTGcaattgttcttttcttctcaacccTTACCATGATTTTACTTCCAGAAGGAACTTTTAGCCCTG GGTTTATTGGAATGGCGTTGTCTTATGGCCTTTCATTGAACACACCAGCTGTTTACTGTATTCAAAACCAGTGTACACTAGAAAATTATATGGTTTCAGTAGAAAGACTATTTCAGTACATATATATACCCAGAGAAGCTCTTGGAATCATAAAAGAGAATCGCCCCCCACCAAGTTGGCCTGTTGTAGGTAAAGTGGAGATCTGTGATTTGAAG ATCAGATATCGGCCTGAGACTCCACTTGTTCTTTGTGGGATCAGTTGCACATTTGAAGGAGGACACAATATTGGCATTGTTGGCCGAACTGGTAGTGGGAAGACGACTCTAATCAGTGCCTTGTTTCGTCTTGTAGAGCCTACTGACGGAAAAATTATTGTTGATGGTCTTGATATCTCCAAGATTGGGCTCCATGATCTGAGGTCATGCATTGGGATCATACCTCAAGATCCTACTCTGTTTAACGGGACTCTAAAATACAATTTGGATCCCTTATCACAACATACTGACCAGGAAATATGGGAG GTAGTTGAAAAATGCCAGCTTAGAGAGCTtgtaaaggagaaagaagatggcCTGGATTCTTTAG TATTAGAAGATGGATCAAATTTGAGCATGGGACAGAGACAATTAATTTGTTTGGGGCGTGCTCTATTAAAGAAGAGTCGAATATTGGTCCTTGATGAAGCCACTGCATCGATAGACAATTCAACAGACTCTATTATCCAGAAAACCATAAGGACTGAATTTGCAGGTTGCACTGTGATCACAGTGGCTCACAGAATTCCTACTGTGATGGACTGCACAATGGTTCTCTCCATCAGTGATG GAAAATTAGTGGAATATGATGAGCCAATGAGGTTGATGAAAAGAGAGGGATCACTTTTTGGGAAGCTTGTTAAGGAATATTGGTCTCACTTCCaatgttga